One genomic segment of Nonomuraea coxensis DSM 45129 includes these proteins:
- a CDS encoding sarcosine oxidase subunit delta: MLLIPCPFCGPRDETEFRYGGQAGVPYPAGETTDAEWAAYVFTRDNPKGWFHERWFHAHGCRTWFTVERHTLTQEIR; the protein is encoded by the coding sequence ATGCTGCTCATCCCCTGCCCCTTCTGCGGCCCGCGCGACGAGACCGAGTTCCGCTACGGCGGCCAGGCCGGCGTCCCCTACCCGGCCGGCGAGACCACGGACGCCGAGTGGGCCGCGTACGTCTTCACCCGCGACAACCCCAAGGGCTGGTTCCACGAGCGCTGGTTCCACGCGCACGGCTGCCGCACCTGGTTCACCGTCGAGCGGCACACGCTCACGCAGGAGATCCGATGA